A single region of the Brassica rapa cultivar Chiifu-401-42 chromosome A03, CAAS_Brap_v3.01, whole genome shotgun sequence genome encodes:
- the LOC103857409 gene encoding cysteine proteinase inhibitor 2, with product MSQVYLKLSLLGLLVVAVVTPSANAIRKSVVLGGKSDVPNVQTNMEVQELGRYCVEQFNLHEQSGKGNVASSIDRAVLNPLTFSRVVSAQQQVVAGLKYYLRIEVTQPDRTSRMFDSVVVVQPWLHSKTLLGFTPVATPIY from the exons ATGTCACAAGTCTATCTAAAATTGTCATTGTTAGGGCTTTTGGTGGTTGCCGTCGTGACTCCATCGGCCAACGCTATAAGGAAGTCCGTCGTTCTCGGAGGAAAATCAGATGTACCGAACGTTCAGACCAACATGGAAGTTCAAGAACTTGGAAG GTACTGCGTGGAACAATTCAATCTACATGAACAAAGCGGGAAAGGAAACGTAGCATCATCCATTGACAGGGCCGTGTTGAATCCGTTGACGTTTAGCCGAGTTGTGTCGGCTCAGCAACAGGTCGTGGCTGGTCTTAAATACTATCTGAGGATTGAAGTGACGCAACCCGATCGCACGAGCAGGATGTTTGACTCTGTTGTGGTGGTTCAACCATGGCTCCATTCTAAGACGTTGCTTGGTTTCACTCCTGTTGCTACTCCTATCTACTAA
- the LOC117132410 gene encoding uncharacterized protein LOC117132410 has protein sequence MTEFRPISLCNVSYKIISKLLSKRLKRVLPELISETQSAFVARRLITDNILLAQENFHALRTNTRAREEFMAIKTDMSKAYDRVEWSFIRTLMLRLGFAEKLVDLIMFCVTSISYQVIINGEPRGKIIPTRGLRQGDPLSPFLFILCTEALISLLKGAEDEKRILGLRVARASPRISHLLFADDSLFFCKAEVRQCKEILDILDSYGKASGQQLNATKSSIIFGNKVDQNIKQNIKAVLGITTEGGMGKYLGLPEQICGSKMKVFSYVQDRLNGCVTSWSARLLSKGGKEVQIKSVAQAVPTYNMSCYLLPQGIVEKLKSAISNFWWSSSQNNRGLHWIAWDKICVPHDQGGLGFLDLHDFNIALLAKQLWRLIQFPKSLLARVLRGRYYNRSSPLKDRKVYSPSYGWRSIMAAKPLLKSGLRKTIGAGQNTCVWSEPWIPDIEARPPRPSNQITHRHPKLLVHSFIRRDTRDWDTNLLLEYFHSEDIPLILKLRPSNTWSMDGYAWNFTKSGVYSVKSGYQRLQKTKPCDDEAQIVQPSITGLQSHVWSIPAPGKMKHFMWQALTGCIATAERLAYRHLGTDRSCPRCGDPEETINHLLFECPRLSRCGLYRTIRPFRVTSRARNDKFFNGKDISPLDTLQLASLEADCWRKANLLEEGEEEEQHPTPSLVSTSSVDPQRPTCQIDASWIENSTVSGLGWFYKDQMGVERFGLQGCRKSLSALHAEMEGLIWSMSCLRELQYTVIHIETDCSDLVDMISNPTDWPAFASELVSFRLLRAGFLEFSISRIPRTRNSRADSLAKEARCSGVLFSHIDQTQSDRASLRNDSNPTTT, from the exons ATGACGGAGTTCAGACCTATTAGCCTCTGTAACGTTAGTTACAAGATCATATCGAAACTGCTATCTAAGAGACTCAAGAGAGTTCTTCCTGAGCTGATTTCGGAGACTCAATCTGCCTTTGTGGCACGACGTTTGATCACAGATAATATTTTACTTGCGCAAGAGAACTTCCACGCCCTCCGGACAAACACCAGAGCTAGAGAAGAATTTATGGCCATCAAGACGGACATGAGCAAAGCGTACGACAGGGTGGAATGGAGTTTTATCCGGACCTTAATGCTGCGTTTGGGGTTTGCAGAAAAGTTGGTTGATCTTATTATGTTTTGTGTTACATCGATCTCCTATCAAGTGATCATTAATGGAGAACCCAGGGGTAAAATTATACCCACGAGAGGTTTGAGGCAGGGAGACCCATTATCCCCGTTCCTTTTCATCTTGTGCACTGAAGCTCTGATCTCCCTTCTTAAAGGAGCGGAGGATGAGAAGCGCATCTTAGGACTACGTGTGGCTCGGGCCAGCCCCCGGATATCTCATCTTCTCTTTGCGGACGATAGCCTTTTTTTCTGCAAAGCAGAAGTGAGACAGTGCAAGGAAATTTTAGACATCTTGGACTCATATGGAAAAGCTTCGGGACAGCAACTAAATGCGACTAAATCTTCCATCATTTTTGGAAATAAGGTCGATCAAAACATAAAGCAGAATATAAAGGCTGTTCTTGGGATTACTACTGAAGGTGGGATGGGCAAATACCTAGGACTCCCAGAGCAAATTTGTGGCTCTAAGATGAAAGTTTTCTCTTACGTACAAGACCGTCTTAATGGATGTGTTACCTCGTGGTCCGCTAGATTACTCTCGAAAGGGGGTAAAGAGGTTCAAATAAAATCTGTGGCGCAAGCTGTGCCGACATACAATATGTCGTGCTACTTGCTTCCACAAGGCATTGTGGAGAAACTAAAGAGTGCTATCTCAAACTTTTGGTGGAGCTCGAGCCAAAACAACCGAGGATTACACTGGATTGCATGGGACAAGATATGTGTTCCACATGATCAAGGTGGACTTGGTTTTTTGGACCTACACGACTTTAATATCGCCCTATTAGCAAAACAACTTTGGAGATTGATCCAGTTTCCAAAGTCTCTGCTTGCTCGAGTCTTGAGAGGACGGTACTATAATCGATCAAGCCCCTTGAAAGATCGGAAGGTCTACTCACCCTCATATGGCTGGCGTAGCATTATGGCAGCAAAACCACTCCTCAAATCGGGCCTACGAAAGACTATTGGAGCAGGACAAAACACATGTGTTTGGTCTGAGCCTTGGATTCCGGACATTGAGGCTCGCCCGCCGAGACCATCCAATCAAATCACTCATAGACACCCAAAACTCCTTGTCCACTCCTTCATTAGGCGTGATACAAGGGATTGGGATACTAACCTGTTACTAGAATACTTTCATTCTGAGGATATCCCGTTAATACTCAAACTACGACCAAGTAATACGTGGTCTATGGATGGGTATGCGTGGAACTTTACAAAGTCGGGCGTTTACTCAGTAAAATCAGGATATCAACGTTTACAGAAGACTAAACCATGTGATGACGAAGCTCAGATTGTACAACCAAGTATCACTGGTTTACAGAGCCATGTGTGGAGTATCCCCGCTCCCGGGAAGATGAAACACTTTATGTGGCAAGCTTTGACAGGATGTATTGCTACAGCCGAAAGACTTGCATATAGACACTTGGGAACCGATAGGAGCTGTCCTAGATGCGGTGACCCTGAGGAAACCATTAATCACCTCCTCTTTGAATGCCCCCGGCTCTCCAGGTGTGGGCTTTATCGGACTATCCGTCCCTTCCGGGTTACTTCCCGA gctCGCAATGATAAATTTTTCAATGGTAAGGATATCTCCCCATTGGATACCCTCCAGCTAGCTTCCCTCGAAGCTGACTGTTGGAGGAAAGCAAATTTACTGGAGGAGGGAGAAGAAGAGGAGCAACATCCTACTCCGTCACTGGTTTCGACTTCTTCTGTGGACCCCCAACGTCCGACCTGCCAAATCGATGCATCATGGATCGAGAATAGCACGGTTAGTGGCTTAGGGTGGTTCTACAAGGATCAAATGGGAGTCGAAAGATTTGGCCTACAAGGATGCAGGAAAAGCCTATCAGCTCTCCATGCAGAGATGGAAGGACTCATATGGTCGATGTCCTGCTTACGAGAGTTACAGTACACCGTGATTCATATCGAGACTGACTGTTCGGACCTGGTGGACATGATTTCGAACCCTACTGACTGGCCGGCTTTTGCCTCCGAGTTAGTTTCCTTTCGACTTTTACGAGCCGGTTTCTTGGAGTTCAGTATCAGCCGCATACCGAGGACAAGAAATTCTCGTGCAGATTCTCTCGCCAAGGAAGCAAGATGTAGCGGTGTTCTCTTTTCCCATATTGATCAGACTCAGTCGGACAGAGCGTCTCTTCGGAACGACTCAAACCCGACTACCACTTGA
- the LOC103857410 gene encoding probable xyloglucan galactosyltransferase GT15, protein MKNNNSSSSIKNQPCNKKPTILLLLLSLLTTSLLILRLSQNKTILITTTTTSDSDHHHRHRHDSCLGRYIYIHKLPSKFNTDILQDCESITRPKDKISMCKYLDNSGFGPRIGDAVSIDSKYSPSWHATNQFMLEVIFHEKMKRYECLTRNSSLASAFYIPYYAGLDFRRNLRRRNVAERDAAGKEMFEWLKKQPQWKGMSGKDHFLVTGRISRDFRRNPDNNSLWGTNLMLLPESQNLSFLTIERSPTSHNEFAIPYPTYFHPTSTVEIRQWQDKIKLTNRTVLFSFAGAERPSRSHNGLVRTQVIQQCKSSSKTCRFLDCDVKANGCDDPMSLMKLFESSVFCLQPPGDSLTRRSVFDSILAGCIPVFFNQGSAYKQYVWHLPNNDGEYSVYIPVKELRTGGKSKIEEILQGIPNEKVIDMRENVIRLVPNIVYTKPNRYKPDRETFEDAFDVAVKGVIKRIEEKRREIQE, encoded by the exons ATGAAGAACAACAATTCATCAAGTTCCATCAAGAATCAGCCATGTAATAAGAAACCAaccattctcttacttcttctctctctcctcacCACCTCTCTGCTTATCCTTCGTCTCTCCCAAAACAAAACCATcctcatcaccaccaccaccacctccgaCTCCGATCACCACCACCGTCACAGACACGATTCATGTCTCGGACGGTACATATATATCCACAAGCTACCTTCTAAATTCAACACCGACATCTTGCAAGATTGCGAGTCGATTACAAGACCAAAGGATAAGATCAGCATGTGTAAGTACCTCGACAACTCTGGATTCGGACCACGGATCGGTGATGCTGTCTCCATAGATTCTAAGTACTCTCCGAGCTGGCATGCTACTAATCAGTTCATGCTTGAAGTGATTTTCCACGAGAAGATGAAGAGGTACGAGTGCTTGACGAGAAACTCTTCGTTGGCTTCGGCTTTTTACATACCTTATTACGCTGGTCTCGATTTCCGGCGGAATCTGCGGCGGCGTAACGTCGCTGAAAGAGACGCCGCCGGGAAGGAAATGTTTGAATGGCTCAAAAAGCAACCTCAGTGGAAAG GTATGTCAGGTAAAGACCATTTCCTCGTAACCGGTCGGATATCACGAGACTTCCGGCGAAACCCTGACAACAACTCCCTGTGGGGAACCAACTTAATGCTATTACCAGAGTCACAAAACCTCTCTTTCCTCACCATTGAACGAAGTCCAACGAGCCACAACGAGTTCGCTATTCCTTATCCAACTTACTTTCATCCCACTTCAACCGTCGAGATACGCCAGTGGCAAGACAAGATCAAGCTCACAAACCGAACAGTACTCTTCTCATTCGCCGGAGCTGAAAGACCGAGCAGAAGCCATAACGGTTTGGTTCGCACTCAAGTCATTCAACAATGTAAGAGTTCTTCCAAGACTTGTAGGTTTCTTGACTGTGACGTTAAAGCCAACGGCTGCGATGATCCGATGAGTCTGATGAAGCTTTTCGAGAGCTCGGTCTTCTGCTTACAACCACCGGGTGATTCGTTAACTAGAAGATCGGTGTTTGATTCTATCTTAGCCGGCTGTATACCGGTTTTCTTTAACCAAGGAAGTGCATACAAGCAATATGTATGGCACTTACCGAACAACGATGGTGAATATTCAGTTTATATACCAGTTAAAGAGCTGAGAACCGGGGGAAAGAGTAAAATCGAAGAGATTTTGCAGGGAATACCGAATGAGAAAGTGATTGATATGAGAGAAAACGTAATAAGATTGGTTCCAAATATTGTATACACTAAACCAAACCGATACAAACCGGATAGAGAGACATTTGAAGATGCTTTTGATGTTGCTGTGAAGGGAGTGATCAAGAGAATAGAAGAGAAAAGGAGAGAAATTCAAGAGTAA